Genomic window (Parvularculales bacterium):
AGGACGTAAACTGTTTTCTTCTCTCAGCGTTGAGGAAAATCTACTGATCGGCTCCTATGGCCGTAAAGTTGAGGGGAAATGGTCACTTCCGGCAATATATGATCTTTTCCCAATTCTTTCGGAGCGTCGGAACAATTCAGGAACGTCTCTGTCAGGCGGACAACAGCAGATGGTTGCCATCGGGCGCTCGCTGATGTCCAACCCCAGCATTCTACTGTGTGATGAGCTCAGCCTCGGACTTGCACCGGTCGTCATCAAGGATATATATGCGGCACTGCCCCTGATAAAAGAAAATGGCACTTCGGTCATCCTCGTTGAACAGGATATCGGTCAGGCCATGAAAGTTGCCGATCGAGTATATTGCATGATGGAAGGCCGTGTGACCCTTAGCGGAAAACCCGGAAAATTGAGCCGAAAAGCTATCCATAATGCCTATTTCGGAGCTGTGGAATGATCTGGCTTGATACGATTGTTCAGGGTATTTTGCTCGGCGGACTATATGCGCTGTTTGCTGCCGGACTCAGCCTTGTCTTTGGAATAATGCGACTCGTGAACTTGGCTCACGGCGATTTAATCGTTCTGGGAGCTTATTTGATTCTTTTGCTGGTCAGCGCACTTGGCCTTTCATCCTTTTTAGCTGTGATAATTGCGGCACCATTAATGTTCGCTATCGGATGGATGCTGCAGCATTATGTTCTTAACCGGGTTATCGGAGATGATATCTTGCCCCCGCTACTCGTGACATTTGGTCTTTCAATTGTGATTCAAAATACACTTTTGGAAATTGCAAGTGCCGATAGCCGGCGTCTTTCAGCCGGGACACTTGAAACAGCTTCACTTGATCTGGGTCTTGTCAAAATTGGACTACTGCCTTTGCTGACATTCGGTTCAGCAATATTGGTTATTATTGCTTTGAATTGGATTTTTTATCGCACTTCTCTGGGCCGAGCATTCCGTGCGACATCCGATGATGCGGTGACAGCAAGCCTTATGGGAATAAATCCTCAGCGGATTTTCTCAACAACGACAGCTCTCGCAATGGTTGTCGTGATTATTGCTGCTCTTTATCTTGGCGTTCGTGCGAATTTCGACCCGTCGATTGGTCCGGCACGCCTGATTTACGCTTTTGAAGCGGTAATTATCGGTGGCTTGGGATCGTTTTGGGGAACGCTCGCGGGAGGAATTATAATCGGAGTGGCTCAGACCGTTGGTGCAGCCATTAATCCGGAGTGGCAGATTCTTGCTGGCCATGTGGCCTTCCTCATCGTGCTTATCCTACGCCCTCGCGGGTTATTTCCCCGGGCGGTGGACTGATGATGTATTCCGTCCGGACACAGACCAGATCGTCCCAGATTGCCGGCATATGCGCAGTCATCCTTATCGTAATGGCGGTTGTGCTGCCGTTCTTTGCAGGACGCGCCCTGATACAGGATCTGTTCTTTATTCTGACCATGCTGGCCCTTGCCCAATGGTGGAACTTGCTGGCGGGTTATGGAGGCATGGTGTCCATAGGTCAGCAAGCTTTTGTGGGTATCGGTGCCTACATGCTTTTTGGCTCCGTAATTTTATGGTCTGTGGATCCGGTACCGGCAATTCTTCTCTCAGGTATTGCCGCCTTGATTTTGGCCGTTCCAACGGCATTCTTTGCCTTCCGCCTTCAGGGAGCCTATTTCGCCATTGGCACATGGGTTTTTGCAGAGGTCACCCGCCTCATTGTTGCACAGTGGAAGCAGGTTGGAGGGGGAACCGGGACCTCGCTTCCCCGCGCCGCCACCAACGATATGTGGTTTGTGGAAATGATCAAATCGCTATTGGACGTCAAAACTTCAGCAGCACGGGATATTCTTGCATACTGGCTGGCTTTGATACTGGTTGTGCTGACAATCGGCGGTATTTACTGGCTGCTCCGTCGGCGCTACGGATTGGGACTTGCTGCGGTTCGTGACAATCTCAGGGCGGCAAGATCGGTGGGTGTGAATACAACCGCAGTCAAATGGTTGGTGTTTTTGTTGTCCAGTTTTGGAACAGGTCTGGCAGGCGGACTAATATACCTGCAAAAGGGGCGGATATCTCCCGATGCCGCATTTAGTGTTCTTGATTGGACCGCTATTGTAATTTTCATTGTTGTCATTGGTGGTATTGGCACAATCGAGGGCCCGATAATAGGAGTCATTATCTTTTTTATCCTGCAAAACCTGTTGGCGGATTTCGGCTCCTGGTATCTGATGATACTTGGCGTTATCGGAATTATAATCATGTTGTTTGCTCCCCGGGGGCTTTGGGGGCTGATAGCTGACAGAACTGGGTTTCAGTTATTCCCGGTACGTAGACGATTAATAATACCTAAACATAAATCAAGGAGGACAAAATGAGTGAGATTGAAACAGATGTGCTGGTGATTGGCACGGGACCTGCAGGATCAGCTTGCGCCGCACTTCTTGCAACTTATGGAATCAACGTGATGGTGGTGAATCAGTATCGCTGGCTTGCGAATACACCACGCGCGCACATTACCAATCAGAGAACCATGGAAGTCTTACGTGATTTGGGTCATGAAGTTGAGGCTGAAGCCTATCTGCGTGCTACTGATCAGGACTTGATGGGAGAGAACGTCTTTTGCGAAAGCCTTGCAGGTGAAGAAATTGGCCGGATGAAAAGTTGGGGAAAACATCCCCTGTCCCGCGCCGGACACCAATTGGCATCTCCCTCATTTATGAACGACTTACCCCAGACATTTATGGAACCTATTCTCTTCTCAACAGCCTGCAAACGGGGAGCACAGGGGCGCATGTCCACAGAATACCTGTCACACGAGCAGGATAAGGACGGGGTGACGACCAGTTTGCGCGACCGGATTTCCGGGCGCGAGTTTCAGGTGCGTTCAAGATACCTCGTTGGTGCAGATGGCGGCAATTCTTTGGTGGCCGAACATATCGATACGCCGATTGAAGGTAGAATGGGCGTCGGCGGATCAATGAATATTCTGTTCAAAGCGGACCTTTCCAGATATGTGGCCCATCGCCCGTCAGTTCTTTACTGGGTCATGCAACCCGGGGCTGATGTTGGCGGAATAGGCATGGGGTTGGTACGCATGATCCGTCCTTGGAACGAATGGTTGATCGTATGGGGATATGACATCAATGAACCCGAACCTGAGGTCACACCGGCACTTGCAACCAGTGTGGCCCGCCAGTTAGTTGGAGATCCTGAACTTGAGATAGACCTGATTTCTGCGAATACATGGACTGTCAATGACGCCTATGCAACCCATATGCAGAAAGATCGTGTGTTTATTATGGGTGATGCCGCCCACCGTCACCCGCCATCAAACGGTCTTGGTTCGAATACATCCATTCAAGATGCTTACAATCTTGCGTGGAAATTATCCGCAGTGATAAAAGGCCAGGCCGGCGAGAAACTGCTGGACAGCTATTCGCAGGAACGGGCTCCGATTGCCAAGCAAATTGTGACCAGAGCCAATCAATCTATTGGTGAGTTTGGTCCGATTTTCGAGGCATTGGGTATGGACGGCGGCACGGATATTGAAAAAATCAAAGCCAGTATG
Coding sequences:
- a CDS encoding FAD-dependent monooxygenase, which gives rise to MSEIETDVLVIGTGPAGSACAALLATYGINVMVVNQYRWLANTPRAHITNQRTMEVLRDLGHEVEAEAYLRATDQDLMGENVFCESLAGEEIGRMKSWGKHPLSRAGHQLASPSFMNDLPQTFMEPILFSTACKRGAQGRMSTEYLSHEQDKDGVTTSLRDRISGREFQVRSRYLVGADGGNSLVAEHIDTPIEGRMGVGGSMNILFKADLSRYVAHRPSVLYWVMQPGADVGGIGMGLVRMIRPWNEWLIVWGYDINEPEPEVTPALATSVARQLVGDPELEIDLISANTWTVNDAYATHMQKDRVFIMGDAAHRHPPSNGLGSNTSIQDAYNLAWKLSAVIKGQAGEKLLDSYSQERAPIAKQIVTRANQSIGEFGPIFEALGMDGGTDIEKIKASMDVRCNPGPEGEKQRAALRDAIAFKKYEFDAHGVDMNQRYKSGAIVTGGQMEPGFELDAELHYQPTTWPGARLPHVWVFDRDTGAQVSTLDLCGQGLFTVITGIGGEAWCKAADALADPLGLPIRSHVIGPRQKYIDHIGDWSSASEISDTGCLLVRPDQHVAWRTQEMVENPQNELESVLKTILAR
- a CDS encoding ABC transporter ATP-binding protein: MAQIQTHNLTAFYGDFQALFGVDIELNDGETVAIIGANGAGKSTFMRAVSGVIKCDADAITLDGNNIGHLSADKIMAMGVAMVPEGRKLFSSLSVEENLLIGSYGRKVEGKWSLPAIYDLFPILSERRNNSGTSLSGGQQQMVAIGRSLMSNPSILLCDELSLGLAPVVIKDIYAALPLIKENGTSVILVEQDIGQAMKVADRVYCMMEGRVTLSGKPGKLSRKAIHNAYFGAVE
- a CDS encoding branched-chain amino acid ABC transporter permease; translated protein: MIWLDTIVQGILLGGLYALFAAGLSLVFGIMRLVNLAHGDLIVLGAYLILLLVSALGLSSFLAVIIAAPLMFAIGWMLQHYVLNRVIGDDILPPLLVTFGLSIVIQNTLLEIASADSRRLSAGTLETASLDLGLVKIGLLPLLTFGSAILVIIALNWIFYRTSLGRAFRATSDDAVTASLMGINPQRIFSTTTALAMVVVIIAALYLGVRANFDPSIGPARLIYAFEAVIIGGLGSFWGTLAGGIIIGVAQTVGAAINPEWQILAGHVAFLIVLILRPRGLFPRAVD
- a CDS encoding branched-chain amino acid ABC transporter permease yields the protein MMYSVRTQTRSSQIAGICAVILIVMAVVLPFFAGRALIQDLFFILTMLALAQWWNLLAGYGGMVSIGQQAFVGIGAYMLFGSVILWSVDPVPAILLSGIAALILAVPTAFFAFRLQGAYFAIGTWVFAEVTRLIVAQWKQVGGGTGTSLPRAATNDMWFVEMIKSLLDVKTSAARDILAYWLALILVVLTIGGIYWLLRRRYGLGLAAVRDNLRAARSVGVNTTAVKWLVFLLSSFGTGLAGGLIYLQKGRISPDAAFSVLDWTAIVIFIVVIGGIGTIEGPIIGVIIFFILQNLLADFGSWYLMILGVIGIIIMLFAPRGLWGLIADRTGFQLFPVRRRLIIPKHKSRRTK